The Amycolatopsis mongoliensis genome includes a window with the following:
- a CDS encoding tannase/feruloyl esterase family alpha/beta hydrolase, giving the protein MRRIPQFLAAAVPLLLTGLVPLAPSAAAATPACAAVSVPAPAGAKIESVTAEHETAYCRLTVTLTHSGTDHVKVAVALPDTGWTGRLQALGGSAYAAGNFDGLAQAVKDGYTAVTTDAGVSLNGLDTSWAVTADGTVDRTLLTNFATRAVHEEALIGKAVTQRYYHRPVVYSYWTGCSTGGRQGYSEAQKYPGDFDGILADAPAVDWTQFAVATLWPQIVMNQSHDFPSTCVLSAFRAAAVHACDARDGVTNGIVDRPDECGYDPRSLVGTKVVCDGHEFTVTAADAEVMRKIWAGPTDERGRRLWAGLPKGADYTWLAGTKAGDDGTLFAPGFPVAVHWVQSFLEKQPGFDTSKLTYGQFADLFRQSVREYDDVIGTSDPDLSAFRRAGGKLITFVGANDQLIPPGGTLSYRKQVERTMGGAQRVNDFYRLFLAPGVEHCFGGGGPEPTNALGQLVDWVEHGKAPATLAAASADGKTRNLCPLPSVSRYTGGDPATASSYRCR; this is encoded by the coding sequence ATGAGACGCATCCCCCAGTTCTTGGCGGCCGCCGTGCCGCTGCTGCTGACCGGCCTGGTGCCGCTCGCACCGAGCGCCGCGGCCGCGACACCGGCCTGCGCCGCCGTCTCGGTGCCCGCCCCGGCCGGCGCGAAGATCGAGTCGGTCACCGCCGAACACGAAACCGCGTACTGCCGGCTCACCGTCACGCTGACCCACTCCGGCACCGACCACGTCAAGGTCGCCGTCGCCCTGCCCGACACCGGCTGGACCGGGCGGCTGCAGGCCCTCGGCGGCAGCGCCTACGCCGCCGGGAACTTCGACGGGCTCGCCCAGGCCGTCAAGGACGGCTACACCGCCGTGACGACCGACGCGGGCGTGTCCCTGAACGGGCTCGACACGTCGTGGGCGGTGACCGCCGACGGCACCGTCGACCGGACGCTCTTGACCAACTTCGCCACCCGTGCGGTGCACGAAGAAGCCCTCATCGGAAAGGCCGTCACGCAGCGGTACTACCACCGCCCGGTGGTGTACTCGTACTGGACCGGCTGCTCGACCGGCGGCCGGCAGGGCTACTCCGAAGCCCAGAAGTACCCCGGCGACTTCGACGGCATCCTGGCCGACGCGCCGGCCGTCGACTGGACGCAGTTCGCCGTCGCGACGCTGTGGCCGCAGATCGTCATGAACCAGAGCCACGACTTCCCCAGCACCTGCGTGCTTTCGGCGTTCCGGGCGGCCGCGGTCCATGCGTGCGACGCGCGTGACGGCGTCACCAACGGCATCGTCGACCGGCCGGACGAATGCGGTTACGACCCGCGCAGCCTGGTCGGCACGAAGGTGGTCTGCGACGGCCACGAGTTCACCGTCACGGCGGCGGACGCCGAGGTCATGCGCAAGATCTGGGCGGGCCCGACCGACGAGCGCGGCCGCCGGCTGTGGGCCGGGCTCCCCAAGGGCGCGGACTACACCTGGCTGGCCGGCACGAAGGCCGGTGACGACGGGACGCTCTTCGCGCCGGGCTTCCCGGTGGCCGTCCATTGGGTGCAGTCGTTCCTGGAGAAGCAGCCCGGCTTCGACACCTCGAAGCTGACGTACGGCCAGTTCGCCGACCTGTTCCGCCAGTCGGTGCGGGAGTACGACGACGTCATCGGCACGTCCGACCCGGACCTGTCGGCGTTCCGCCGCGCCGGCGGCAAGCTGATCACGTTCGTGGGCGCGAACGACCAGCTGATCCCGCCGGGCGGCACGCTGTCCTACCGCAAGCAGGTCGAGCGGACGATGGGCGGTGCGCAGCGGGTGAACGACTTCTACCGGTTGTTCCTCGCGCCGGGCGTCGAGCACTGCTTCGGAGGCGGCGGCCCGGAGCCGACGAACGCGCTCGGGCAGCTGGTCGACTGGGTCGAGCACGGCAAGGCCCCGGCCACGCTCGCGGCGGCATCCGCCGACGGGAAGACCCGGAACCTGTGCCCGCTCCCGTCGGTCTCGCGCTACACGGGCGGCGACCCGGCGACGGCGTCGAGCTACCGCTGCCGCTGA
- a CDS encoding MFS transporter, protein MTLLARLDRLPLSRPHYKLLLIGGLGYTFDGMDSAVVAFLLPSAKAAWGLDNGQLGLIGSATPFGFLFGAIAAGLLGDRIGRKKVMMYALAFYALFSVIASFSPNYEIFLGARVLAGAGAGAESAIIAPFLSEFVPAKRRGWFVGALAGFFSFGFVAAALIGRFVVPSFDEGWRIAQLVTALPIVMLLWWRRSLPESPRFLLAQGRSAEAESVVAKMERDVEKATGTTLPPVPPADAQPATETPKVNLFSALKFLWSPAMRRRTAVIWTVWFVITFSYYGFFSWIPTLLVERGITVTKSFEFSIIIYLAQVPGYFSAAWLSERLDRKHTIALYLAGSAVSAFWLSQTSAPWSITLAGAVLSFFLNGTYAGVYSYTPEVFPTWIRASGTGLSSAFGRVGSILAPTIIGLSAASLGFAGVFGLTTAVLAAGVLCVLVFGLSTAGRSLEELTEHGAPKAAAKEMTK, encoded by the coding sequence ATGACCCTGCTGGCACGACTGGATCGGCTCCCGCTGAGCCGGCCCCACTACAAACTGCTGCTCATCGGCGGGCTCGGCTACACCTTCGACGGCATGGACTCGGCGGTCGTCGCCTTCCTGCTGCCCAGCGCCAAGGCGGCGTGGGGCCTCGACAACGGCCAGCTCGGGCTGATCGGCTCCGCGACGCCGTTCGGCTTCCTCTTCGGCGCGATCGCCGCGGGGCTGCTCGGCGACCGCATCGGCCGCAAGAAGGTCATGATGTACGCGCTGGCCTTCTACGCGCTGTTCTCGGTCATCGCGTCGTTCTCGCCCAACTACGAGATCTTCCTCGGCGCCCGGGTGCTCGCCGGGGCGGGCGCCGGCGCGGAAAGCGCCATCATCGCGCCGTTCCTGTCCGAGTTCGTGCCGGCCAAGCGACGCGGCTGGTTCGTCGGCGCGCTCGCCGGGTTCTTCTCCTTCGGGTTCGTGGCGGCGGCGCTGATCGGCCGGTTCGTCGTGCCGTCGTTCGACGAAGGCTGGCGGATCGCGCAGCTCGTCACCGCGCTGCCGATCGTCATGCTGCTGTGGTGGCGGCGGTCGCTGCCCGAGTCGCCGCGGTTCCTGCTCGCGCAGGGGCGGTCCGCCGAAGCCGAAAGCGTCGTCGCCAAGATGGAGCGCGACGTCGAGAAGGCCACCGGCACGACGCTCCCGCCGGTGCCGCCCGCCGACGCCCAGCCCGCCACCGAGACGCCGAAGGTCAACCTCTTCAGCGCGCTGAAGTTCCTGTGGAGCCCCGCGATGCGGCGCCGGACGGCGGTGATCTGGACCGTCTGGTTCGTGATCACGTTCTCCTACTACGGCTTCTTCTCGTGGATCCCGACGCTGCTCGTCGAACGCGGCATCACCGTGACGAAGAGCTTCGAGTTCTCGATCATCATCTACCTGGCCCAGGTGCCCGGGTACTTCTCCGCCGCGTGGCTGTCCGAACGGCTCGACCGCAAGCACACCATCGCGCTGTACCTCGCCGGCTCGGCGGTGAGCGCGTTCTGGCTGAGCCAGACGAGCGCGCCGTGGTCGATCACGCTCGCCGGGGCGGTGCTGTCGTTCTTCCTCAACGGCACCTACGCCGGCGTGTACTCCTACACGCCCGAGGTGTTCCCGACCTGGATCCGCGCCAGCGGCACCGGCCTGTCCAGCGCGTTCGGCCGGGTCGGCAGCATCCTCGCACCGACGATCATCGGCCTGTCCGCGGCGAGCCTCGGGTTCGCCGGCGTCTTCGGCCTGACCACGGCGGTCCTCGCGGCGGGCGTGCTCTGCGTGCTCGTCTTCGGCCTGTCCACCGCCGGGCGGTCCCTGGAAGAACTGACCGAACACGGCGCGCCCAAGGCCGCCGCGAAGGAGATGACGAAGTGA
- a CDS encoding aldo/keto reductase, whose amino-acid sequence MPLDQYYLLGRSGLRVSRLALGTMNFGTGGFHAAYGKTEDEVRPIFRKYLDEGGNFLDTADFYTAGESETILGRLVTEANVRERVVLTTKFTNSVDPGDPNAGGNGRKHLVRALEASLRRLGTDYVDLFLLHTWDRLTPVEEVVHTLDDLVRAGKIRYAGLSDVPAWYAARAQSIAEAHSLTPMINLQLPYSLVQREIETEHVPMGRHLGLGVTAWSPLAGGFLTGKYRDGGAGRLSDAQTWTERDWQLLKPLEEVAGKLGVTMAQVAINWVATQPGIASAIVGASSAEQLGKSMAALDFEIPLELRAQLDEASAVPPASVYRMFTAQYQNWIVTPDTKVGDKPDGYAPAVRNW is encoded by the coding sequence ATGCCTCTCGACCAGTACTACCTCCTCGGCCGCTCGGGGCTGCGCGTCAGCCGGCTCGCGCTCGGGACCATGAACTTCGGCACCGGCGGGTTCCACGCCGCCTACGGGAAGACCGAGGACGAGGTCCGGCCGATCTTCCGCAAGTACCTCGACGAGGGCGGCAACTTCCTCGACACCGCGGACTTCTACACCGCGGGCGAGAGCGAGACCATCCTCGGCCGGCTCGTCACCGAGGCGAACGTGCGCGAGCGCGTCGTGCTCACCACGAAGTTCACCAACAGCGTCGACCCCGGCGACCCCAATGCGGGCGGCAACGGCCGCAAGCACCTGGTCCGCGCGCTCGAAGCGTCGCTGCGGCGGCTGGGCACGGACTACGTCGACCTCTTCCTGCTGCACACGTGGGACCGGCTCACCCCGGTCGAGGAGGTCGTGCACACGCTCGACGACCTCGTCCGCGCCGGCAAGATCCGGTACGCGGGCCTGTCGGACGTCCCGGCCTGGTACGCGGCGCGCGCCCAGAGCATCGCCGAGGCGCACTCACTCACGCCGATGATCAACCTCCAGCTGCCGTATTCCCTGGTGCAGCGCGAAATCGAGACCGAGCACGTCCCGATGGGCCGGCACCTCGGCCTCGGCGTCACGGCGTGGAGCCCGCTGGCCGGCGGCTTCCTCACCGGCAAGTACCGCGACGGCGGCGCGGGCCGGCTCAGCGACGCGCAGACGTGGACCGAACGCGACTGGCAGCTGCTCAAGCCCCTGGAAGAGGTCGCGGGCAAGCTGGGCGTCACGATGGCCCAGGTGGCGATCAACTGGGTCGCGACCCAGCCGGGCATCGCGTCGGCGATCGTCGGGGCGAGCAGCGCCGAGCAGCTGGGCAAGAGCATGGCCGCGCTGGACTTCGAGATCCCGCTCGAGCTTCGCGCGCAGCTCGACGAAGCGAGCGCGGTGCCGCCGGCGTCGGTGTACCGGATGTTCACGGCCCAGTACCAGAACTGGATCGTCACGCCGGACACGAAGGTGGGCGACAAGCCGGACGGCTACGCGCCCGCCGTGCGGAACTGGTGA
- a CDS encoding MurR/RpiR family transcriptional regulator → MTETDDGFEAWLRDRLPERGLRPKSAAVLEVLVSQPRRASFGSTAELAQLAGVNVATVTRTAQALGFAGWPALQQELRARYMSSLSAPQVAEEHRGVDSPGSASLRRDLDSLALLNRRFDEEVLREVARAVAAARRTLVIADGSYAAVGIAFAHNARLAGYDVHAVTAGDAELANQTAKLTSDDVLVAISFWRLYESTVLAASEAKSRGARVFAVTDAASPALAGAVEQVLMVPAEGVTFFPSLTAGMALVQAIVAQLAAVDPARTSESIEAAEAMWSRFDLLHRRPSTPS, encoded by the coding sequence GTGACGGAGACCGACGACGGTTTCGAGGCGTGGCTGCGGGACCGGCTGCCCGAACGCGGACTGCGGCCGAAGTCCGCCGCGGTGCTGGAAGTGCTGGTCTCCCAGCCGAGGCGGGCCTCGTTCGGCTCGACGGCCGAGCTGGCGCAGCTCGCCGGCGTCAACGTCGCGACCGTGACGCGCACGGCGCAGGCGCTGGGCTTCGCCGGCTGGCCGGCGTTGCAGCAGGAGCTGCGGGCCCGGTACATGTCGTCGCTGAGCGCGCCGCAGGTGGCCGAGGAGCACCGCGGCGTCGACTCACCGGGGTCGGCGTCGCTGCGCCGGGACCTCGACAGCCTGGCCCTGCTGAACCGGCGGTTCGACGAAGAGGTGCTCCGCGAGGTCGCCCGCGCGGTCGCCGCGGCGCGCCGGACGCTGGTGATCGCGGACGGCAGCTACGCGGCGGTCGGCATCGCCTTCGCGCACAACGCGCGTCTCGCGGGCTACGACGTCCACGCGGTGACGGCGGGCGACGCGGAACTGGCGAACCAGACGGCGAAACTGACCTCGGACGACGTGCTGGTGGCGATCAGCTTCTGGCGCCTGTACGAGAGCACGGTCCTGGCGGCGAGCGAGGCGAAAAGCCGCGGCGCGCGGGTGTTCGCGGTGACGGACGCGGCCAGCCCGGCCCTGGCGGGCGCGGTGGAGCAGGTGCTGATGGTGCCGGCGGAGGGCGTGACGTTCTTCCCGTCACTGACCGCGGGCATGGCGCTGGTCCAGGCGATCGTGGCGCAGCTGGCGGCGGTCGACCCGGCGCGGACGAGCGAGTCGATCGAGGCCGCGGAGGCGATGTGGTCGCGGTTCGACCTCCTGCACCGCCGCCCGTCCACCCCCTCGTGA
- a CDS encoding metal-dependent hydrolase family protein, which produces MTGSLLLRNARLLDPVSGEYTEGDLRSADGRIVEVGPGLTAADMPSVDVRGAVVLPGLVDAHVHVTASTADLGSLPSSSPSYVAVHAARTMGRMLDRGFTTVRDASGADYGLADAQAEGLFRGPRLLFCGRALSQTGGHGDSRTRGTHAKDDHPCCAGLGRVADGVDAVRAAARDELRKGAHHIKVMASGGVASPTDRIDSTQYSAEELSAIVEEAEAANRYVAAHAYTARAVNRALELGVRSIEHGNLLDDRSVSLFLSQEAFLVPTLVTYWALKEEGREHGLPESSWRKVDEVLGAGMAALERAARGGVKLVYGTDLLGGMHRHQNHEFRLRGEVQSPLEVIRSATSTAAELLNLTGEIGTLAVGAHADLLVVDGDPLADLGVLAEPKHFRHVIQGGEVVSG; this is translated from the coding sequence GTGACCGGATCCCTGCTGCTGCGCAACGCCCGGCTGCTCGACCCCGTTTCCGGGGAGTACACCGAAGGTGACCTGCGGAGTGCCGACGGCCGCATCGTGGAGGTGGGGCCGGGCCTCACGGCGGCCGACATGCCTTCGGTGGACGTCCGGGGCGCGGTCGTCCTGCCCGGGCTGGTCGACGCGCACGTGCACGTCACGGCGTCGACGGCGGACCTGGGCTCGCTGCCGTCGTCGTCACCGTCCTACGTGGCCGTGCACGCGGCCCGCACGATGGGCCGGATGCTCGACCGCGGGTTCACCACGGTCCGCGACGCGTCGGGCGCCGACTACGGCCTCGCGGACGCCCAGGCCGAGGGGCTGTTCCGCGGGCCGCGGCTGCTGTTCTGCGGGCGGGCGCTGAGCCAGACCGGCGGGCACGGCGACAGCCGCACCCGCGGCACGCACGCGAAGGACGACCACCCGTGCTGCGCGGGCCTCGGCCGGGTGGCCGACGGCGTCGACGCGGTCCGCGCGGCCGCCCGTGACGAGCTGCGCAAGGGCGCCCACCACATCAAGGTGATGGCGTCGGGCGGCGTGGCGTCCCCGACCGACCGCATCGACTCGACGCAGTACTCGGCGGAGGAGCTGAGCGCGATCGTCGAGGAGGCCGAAGCGGCGAACCGTTATGTGGCCGCGCACGCGTACACCGCCCGCGCGGTGAACCGGGCGCTGGAGCTGGGCGTGCGGTCGATCGAGCACGGCAACCTGCTCGACGACCGCAGCGTTTCGCTGTTCCTTTCGCAGGAGGCGTTCCTGGTGCCGACGCTGGTGACGTACTGGGCACTGAAGGAGGAGGGCCGCGAGCACGGGCTGCCTGAGTCGAGCTGGCGCAAGGTCGACGAGGTCCTCGGCGCGGGCATGGCGGCACTGGAGCGCGCGGCTCGTGGCGGCGTGAAGCTGGTGTACGGAACGGATCTGCTGGGCGGGATGCACCGGCACCAGAACCACGAGTTCCGCCTGCGCGGCGAAGTCCAGTCACCTCTGGAGGTGATCCGCTCGGCGACGTCGACGGCGGCCGAGCTGCTGAACCTGACCGGCGAGATCGGGACGCTGGCCGTGGGTGCGCACGCGGACCTGCTGGTGGTGGACGGGGATCCGCTGGCGGACCTCGGGGTGCTGGCGGAGCCGAAGCACTTCCGCCACGTCATCCAGGGCGGCGAGGTGGTTTCCGGCTGA
- a CDS encoding GAF domain-containing protein: MSLSTVEERVRDAIGVRLFTVLAWVPERKALRRVHSSHPAEYPVGGEKTVEVAAGWLEKCITAQQPYLGPDRAAVREIFADHDLIEGLGCGSIINVPVIADGRTLGVLNILDAEGAYDDDAVVVAESLAPLAVSALLDLEKENR, encoded by the coding sequence GTGAGTCTGTCCACTGTGGAGGAACGGGTGCGCGACGCGATCGGCGTGCGGCTGTTCACCGTGCTCGCGTGGGTGCCGGAGCGAAAGGCGCTGCGACGGGTGCACAGCAGCCACCCGGCGGAGTACCCGGTGGGCGGGGAGAAGACCGTCGAAGTCGCCGCCGGCTGGCTCGAGAAGTGCATCACCGCACAGCAGCCCTACCTGGGGCCGGACCGCGCGGCCGTGCGCGAGATCTTCGCCGACCACGACCTGATCGAAGGGCTCGGCTGCGGCTCGATCATCAACGTGCCGGTGATCGCCGACGGCCGGACGCTCGGGGTGCTCAACATCCTCGACGCGGAAGGCGCCTACGACGACGATGCGGTGGTGGTGGCCGAATCGCTCGCGCCGCTGGCCGTGTCCGCCCTGCTCGACCTGGAGAAGGAGAACCGGTGA